The following coding sequences are from one Saccharomyces cerevisiae S288C chromosome VI, complete sequence window:
- the RPN12 gene encoding proteasome regulatory particle lid subunit RPN12 (Subunit of the 19S regulatory particle of the 26S proteasome lid; synthetically lethal with RPT1, which is an ATPase component of the 19S regulatory particle; physically interacts with Nob1p and Rpn3p; protein abundance increases in response to DNA replication stress) produces the protein MPSLAELTKSLSIAFENGDYAACEKLLPPIKIELIKNNLLIPDLSIQNDIYLNDLMITKRILEVGALASIQTFNFDSFENYFNQLKPYYFSNNHKLSESDKKSKLISLYLLNLLSQNNTTKFHSELQYLDKHIKNLEDDSLLSYPIKLDRWLMEGSYQKAWDLLQSGSQNISEFDSFTDILKSAIRDEIAKNTELSYDFLPLSNIKALLFFNNEKETEKFALERNWPIVNSKVYFNNQSKEKADYEDEMMHEEDQKTNIIEKAMDYAISIENIV, from the coding sequence ATGCCCTCGTTAGCCGAATTGACCAAGTCGTTAAGCATAGCCTTTGAAAACGGCGATTATGCCGCGTGTGAGAAGCTCTTGCCCCCTATCAAGATCGAACTTATCAAGAATAACCTTTTAATACCTGACTTATCCATTCAAAATGACATCTATTTGAATGATTTGATGATTACTAAAAGGATCCTGGAAGTAGGTGCCCTTGCTAGCATCCAAACTTTCAATTTTGACAGCTTCGAGAATTACTTCAACCAATTGAAGCCTTACTACTTTAGCAACAATCATAAATTATCTGAATCTGACAAGAAATCGAAGCTGATAAGTCTGTATTTGTTGAACTTATTGTCTCAGAATAACACAACCAAGTTTCACTCGGAATTGCAGTATCTAGATAAACATATCAAGAACTTGGAAGACGATTCACTTTTGTCTTACCCTATCAAACTAGACAGATGGCTCATGGAAGGGTCGTACCAGAAAGCATGGGATCTTCTGCAATCTGGGTCGCAGAATATATCAGAATTCGACTCTTTTACCGATATCCTAAAATCAGCTATAAGAGACGAAATTGCTAAAAATACCGAGCTATCCTACGACTTTCTCCCTCTCTCCAACATAAAGGCTTTGCTCTTTTTCAAcaacgaaaaagaaactgaaaaatttgcaCTAGAGAGAAACTGGCCTATTGTCAACTCGAAAGTTTACTTCAATAACCAATCAAAGGAGAAAGCTGATTACGAAGATGAAATGATGCATGAAGAAGACCAAAAGACAAACATTATCGAAAAAGCAATGGATTATGCCATaagtattgaaaatattgtgtaa
- the HXK1 gene encoding hexokinase 1 (Hexokinase isoenzyme 1; a cytosolic protein that catalyzes phosphorylation of glucose during glucose metabolism; expression is highest during growth on non-glucose carbon sources; glucose-induced repression involves hexokinase Hxk2p; HXK1 has a paralog, HXK2, that arose from the whole genome duplication), which yields MVHLGPKKPQARKGSMADVPKELMDEIHQLEDMFTVDSETLRKVVKHFIDELNKGLTKKGGNIPMIPGWVMEFPTGKESGNYLAIDLGGTNLRVVLVKLSGNHTFDTTQSKYKLPHDMRTTKHQEELWSFIADSLKDFMVEQELLNTKDTLPLGFTFSYPASQNKINEGILQRWTKGFDIPNVEGHDVVPLLQNEISKRELPIEIVALINDTVGTLIASYYTDPETKMGVIFGTGVNGAFYDVVSDIEKLEGKLADDIPSNSPMAINCEYGSFDNEHLVLPRTKYDVAVDEQSPRPGQQAFEKMTSGYYLGELLRLVLLELNEKGLMLKDQDLSKLKQPYIMDTSYPARIEDDPFENLEDTDDIFQKDFGVKTTLPERKLIRRLCELIGTRAARLAVCGIAAICQKRGYKTGHIAADGSVYNKYPGFKEAAAKGLRDIYGWTGDASKDPITIVPAEDGSGAGAAVIAALSEKRIAEGKSLGIIGA from the coding sequence atgGTTCATTTAGGTCCAAAGAAACCACAGGCTAGAAAGGGTTCCATGGCTGATGTGCCCAAGGAATTGATGGATGAAATTCATCAGTTGGAAGATATGTTTACAGTTGACAGCGAGACCTTGAGAAAGGTTGTTAAGCACTTTATCGACGAATTGAATAAAGGTTTGACAAAGAAGGGAGGTAACATTCCAATGATTCCCGGTTGGGTCATGGAATTCCCAACAGGTAAAGAATCTGGTAACTATTTGGCCATTGATTTGGGTGGTACTAACTTAAGAGTCGTGTTGGTCAAGTTGAGCGGTAACCATACCTTTGACACCACTCAATCCAAGTATAAACTACCACATGACATGAGAACCACTAAGCACCAAGAGGAGTTATGGTCCTTTATTGCCGACTCTTTGAAGGACTTTATGGTCGAGCAAGAATTGCTAAACACCAAGGACACCTTACCATTAGGTTTCACCTTCTCGTACCCAGCTTCCCAAAACAAGATTAACGAAGGTATTTTGCAAAGATGGACCAAGGGTTTCGATATTCCAAATGTCGAAGGCCACGATGTCGTCCCATTGCTACAAAACGAAATTTCCAAGAGAGAGTTGCCTATTGAAATTGTAGCATTGATTAATGATACTGTTGGTACTTTAATTGCCTCATACTACACTGACCCAGAGACTAAGATGGGTGTGATTTTCGGTACTGGTGTCAACGGTGCTTTCTATGATGTTGTTTCCGATATCGAAAAGTTGGAGGGCAAATTAGCAGACGATATTCCAAGTAACTCTCCAATGGCTATCAATTGTGAATATGGTTCCTTCGATAATGAACATTTGGTCTTGCCAAGAACCAAGTACGATGTTGCTGTCGACGAACAATCTCCAAGACCTGGTCAAcaagcttttgaaaagatgaCCTCCGGTTACTACTTGGGTGAATTGTTGCGTCTAGTGTTACTTGAATTAAACGAGAAGGGCTTGATGTTGAAGGATCAAGATCTAAGCAAGTTGAAACAACCATACATCATGGATACCTCCTACCCAGCAAGAATCGAGGATGATccatttgaaaacttggaAGATACTGATGACATCTTCCAAAAGGACTTTGGTGTCAAGACCACTCTGCCAGAACGTAAGTTGATTAGAAGACTTTGTGAATTGATCGGTACCAGAGCTGCTAGATTAGCTGTTTGTGGTATTGCCGCTATTTGCCAAAAGAGAGGTTACAAGACTGGTCACATTGCCGCTGACGGTTCTGTCTATAACAAATACCCAGGTTTCAAGGAAGCCGCCGCTAAGGGTTTGAGAGATATCTATGGATGGACTGGTGACGCAAGCAAAGATCCAATTACGATTGTTCCAGCTGAGGATGGTTCAGGTGCAGGTGCTGCTGTTATTGCTGCATTGTccgaaaaaagaattgcCGAAGGTAAGTCTCTTGGTATCATTGGCGcttaa